Proteins encoded in a region of the Candidatus Bathyarchaeota archaeon genome:
- a CDS encoding M48 family metalloprotease, protein MKIKILGSDSLEVSVEPLSEGVSETEFSQAKEDVSIAVDLFEEQVRKNSLFFAWREGESVVPEAISGKENKSLRRIFLETQILLISVFMAVGIFLFLVIGPFVVVVILVIQFIFVFYSNKIIARSADWHITEKNPYIHILQYPLPAGQDSALKTMSKADLNRLKKEIYRRTIAEKGELDCQKAHGIFSEYGIECKEENLIARKVNVYDIVKRTADKFGYRVPETVVSNTLLPNAAASGPSPSRGLVLITTGTFLQLNDEEILSVLGHEFGHLRGRDPLWLYGLSAVQYLFWFFVIFGVLSTSSFFLLFIYLWALLTLTYFVAKFFEARADLVSAMVIGTPRVLAAALEKIGFQRLLYERMPAFRFQEWLSFDPHPPIYFRIARLRSLPEDIEIRHPLVRSANEVIRGFIRSF, encoded by the coding sequence TTGAAGATCAAGATTTTAGGCAGCGATTCACTGGAGGTTTCAGTTGAGCCCCTATCAGAAGGTGTTTCTGAAACAGAGTTTTCCCAAGCTAAAGAGGACGTAAGCATCGCGGTGGATCTCTTTGAGGAGCAGGTGCGGAAGAACAGCTTATTTTTTGCGTGGCGGGAAGGCGAATCAGTTGTGCCTGAGGCAATTTCGGGGAAAGAAAACAAGTCTCTGCGGCGCATATTCCTCGAGACGCAGATTCTGCTTATCTCAGTGTTTATGGCGGTAGGCATCTTTCTTTTTCTGGTAATCGGACCCTTCGTCGTCGTAGTTATCTTAGTCATCCAGTTCATCTTTGTTTTCTATTCAAACAAGATAATTGCACGCAGCGCAGACTGGCACATCACTGAAAAAAACCCCTACATCCACATCCTCCAGTATCCCCTCCCCGCTGGACAGGACAGCGCCCTAAAGACGATGTCTAAGGCAGACTTAAACCGCCTCAAGAAGGAAATCTACCGTCGAACCATAGCTGAAAAAGGGGAACTCGACTGCCAAAAGGCACACGGCATCTTCTCCGAATACGGGATCGAATGCAAAGAAGAGAACCTCATCGCACGCAAAGTAAACGTCTATGACATCGTGAAACGAACCGCAGATAAATTCGGGTATCGGGTGCCCGAGACGGTAGTTTCTAACACGCTTCTCCCCAACGCTGCAGCCTCAGGGCCAAGCCCCAGCCGCGGCTTAGTTTTGATAACCACCGGGACTTTTCTGCAACTAAACGACGAGGAAATCCTCTCAGTGCTGGGCCACGAGTTTGGGCATCTGCGGGGGCGAGATCCACTGTGGCTATATGGCTTATCTGCTGTGCAGTACCTGTTCTGGTTCTTCGTGATTTTCGGGGTGCTCTCCACCTCATCTTTTTTCCTGCTATTCATCTACCTGTGGGCGCTGCTGACGCTGACCTATTTTGTCGCCAAGTTTTTTGAGGCGCGGGCAGACCTGGTTTCTGCTATGGTGATTGGTACACCAAGGGTTTTAGCCGCTGCCCTAGAGAAGATTGGGTTTCAGAGGCTGCTCTATGAGCGTATGCCGGCTTTTCGCTTTCAGGAATGGCTAAGTTTTGACCCGCATCCCCCCATCTACTTCCGCATCGCGCGCCTGCGTTCCCTTCCGGAAGACATCGAGATCAGGCATCCTCTGGTCAGGTCCGCTAACGAAGTGATAAGGGGCTTTATCCGCAGCTTCTAA
- a CDS encoding PAS domain S-box protein has translation MISSDTAQLKVKNDLPIVKRVVLPQLKGEEDLEDEFEVNGKHLRLITDKLPIGIALFKIVYNTENNPTDVVALEVNPSYAKMVGAPRKKILNKSITKFFPKFKTSTVDWLSVYANVSATGVTERFEISFPFSHKLNIVYILSPKKGYCVSAFIDVTQQMQIGQKNMSAEKMFSKLYETTQDGIMARDLEGKMLGCNRAYAKMLGYTRKELKTITVQQLLPEKWHERREKIIAKVLQTGRSIVYEREYRRRDGSIFPASVRTWRLTNGKGKTIGTWSIVREISEQKALQKDLEQHAGLLEQIIEERTKQLKDAERLVAIGQTAGMVGHDLRNPLQTIIGELYLAKKEVDALSSDGAKCNLRESIEVIEEQVIYMDKIVSDLQAFVHPIKIEKTIVNLQELINQVLTSIALTNNIWVQVQIQDNLPPISVDYQLLKRVLINLVTNAVQAMPKGGEMVLAAKVNSAGWVSVAVKDNGVGIAEEVKSQIFTPLFTTKPRGQGFGLAVCKRVIEAHGGTITFESTQGQGTKFTIQFPAN, from the coding sequence ATGATATCAAGCGATACTGCCCAACTGAAGGTAAAAAACGATCTGCCCATAGTTAAACGAGTGGTTTTGCCTCAACTTAAAGGCGAAGAAGACTTAGAGGACGAATTTGAGGTAAACGGTAAACATTTAAGGTTAATAACGGATAAGCTGCCCATCGGAATAGCATTATTCAAAATTGTGTATAACACAGAGAACAACCCCACCGACGTCGTCGCCTTAGAAGTTAACCCCAGCTATGCTAAAATGGTGGGGGCTCCCAGAAAAAAAATACTTAACAAATCAATAACAAAATTCTTCCCCAAATTTAAAACCTCCACCGTTGACTGGCTTTCGGTGTATGCAAACGTTTCAGCTACGGGGGTTACAGAGAGGTTCGAAATTTCCTTTCCCTTCAGCCATAAGCTAAACATTGTTTATATTTTGAGCCCAAAGAAAGGTTACTGCGTATCAGCCTTCATTGATGTCACCCAACAAATGCAAATTGGACAAAAAAACATGTCTGCTGAAAAAATGTTCAGCAAACTCTACGAGACAACCCAAGATGGCATAATGGCGCGGGATCTAGAGGGAAAAATGCTAGGCTGCAACAGGGCCTACGCAAAGATGCTGGGGTACACAAGAAAAGAACTGAAGACAATTACGGTTCAGCAGCTGCTTCCTGAAAAATGGCATGAGCGAAGAGAAAAAATAATCGCTAAGGTTCTTCAGACGGGACGGTCGATTGTTTATGAGCGGGAATACAGGCGAAGGGACGGCTCTATTTTTCCGGCTTCAGTGAGGACTTGGCGGCTTACGAATGGTAAAGGAAAAACCATCGGCACCTGGTCCATCGTAAGGGAGATAAGCGAGCAAAAGGCGCTTCAAAAGGACCTTGAGCAACATGCGGGTTTGCTGGAGCAGATAATTGAGGAGCGCACTAAGCAGCTTAAGGACGCTGAACGGTTGGTTGCTATTGGTCAGACAGCGGGTATGGTGGGTCATGACCTGCGCAATCCCCTGCAAACCATAATCGGCGAATTGTATCTAGCCAAGAAAGAGGTTGATGCATTATCAAGTGATGGAGCCAAATGCAACCTCAGGGAAAGCATAGAAGTCATCGAAGAACAAGTAATCTATATGGACAAAATCGTTTCCGATTTACAGGCGTTTGTACATCCCATTAAAATCGAAAAAACAATCGTAAATCTACAAGAACTAATTAATCAAGTTTTAACATCCATCGCCCTGACTAACAATATTTGGGTGCAGGTTCAAATCCAAGACAACCTGCCCCCGATTAGCGTGGATTACCAACTGCTTAAACGTGTACTCATAAACCTGGTAACCAACGCCGTTCAGGCTATGCCAAAAGGAGGCGAGATGGTTTTAGCGGCCAAAGTTAACTCGGCTGGATGGGTGTCGGTGGCAGTTAAAGATAACGGGGTAGGTATAGCAGAGGAAGTTAAAAGCCAGATTTTCACGCCCCTCTTCACAACTAAGCCGCGGGGGCAAGGCTTTGGCTTAGCAGTCTGCAAACGAGTGATCGAGGCACATGGCGGAACCATAACCTTTGAGAGCACCCAGGGGCAAGGGACAAAATTCACCATCCAGTTTCCAGCTAACTAA
- a CDS encoding pyridoxamine 5'-phosphate oxidase family protein, which yields MSFHVRRKDREITDIEEMQAVLKATKYVTVALCMDGEPYLVALSHGYDPAQNCLYFHCAPEGKKLVYAKANNRVWGQAVLDYGVTDECDYAYTSVHFSGKLHLIEDLAEKRHALEVLVHQSSNAPEEKLSKVKPEKLAKTTMGRIDIAYMSGKKHQAPPKS from the coding sequence ATGTCATTTCATGTTCGGCGCAAAGACCGAGAAATAACCGACATCGAAGAGATGCAGGCGGTTCTTAAAGCCACCAAATACGTCACAGTCGCCCTCTGCATGGACGGCGAACCCTACCTTGTCGCGCTCAGCCACGGCTACGACCCCGCCCAAAACTGCCTTTACTTCCACTGTGCACCCGAAGGCAAAAAGCTAGTTTACGCCAAAGCCAACAACCGTGTCTGGGGTCAGGCAGTGCTCGACTACGGCGTCACCGACGAATGCGACTACGCCTACACCTCAGTGCATTTCAGCGGCAAACTGCACCTTATCGAGGATTTAGCGGAGAAACGGCATGCGCTGGAAGTGCTTGTGCATCAAAGCTCCAATGCACCCGAGGAGAAGCTATCCAAGGTTAAGCCTGAGAAACTCGCCAAAACCACGATGGGTAGAATCGACATTGCCTACATGTCAGGCAAAAAGCACCAGGCGCCACCTAAAAGTTAG
- a CDS encoding glycosyltransferase family 39 protein, with amino-acid sequence MTNYTKRREGCMYSKWTGTSEFKLSSRVYSPSLPKRIKAFFLNPLSLLLILTIALCAFLRFFNIANTPLWYVDEGTNLDIAWNLAHGRMQMFALSYPFVPHPPLSYVFSAVALEIFGYSLPVARMVNAVYGVITAVLLYYTGVALYNKKVGLLASFLFSIFPLAIQFNRMNFSYNLLQVFAVFTLLSCTFYFRTKNSKWFYGAAVGAGAASVTNPIGIGLILGLLVFVFIDRNIKSTVKLVSAALGVFALYPISMLALQSGAFLSDVEHYFLFHAAPVVASGSGLSFFSRATEIISYSPWFALGSIGLLMYPLFSRRKKEGILVLGLSICLFLFTAEFYSSNAPRFLVQLLPFAALGVSFVIWLVPETIIKFVQIKLSKYLISKRSTKLAVLGLWICVFSLVSVPLAQIAVYDGTSVFTGIHTSLDYQNTQSSADAYKMAEYVNSRVDPNDFVIASPHVAWLIHANISGLNIALSMDQREELRPSFTDDRYVFNCSVRNAKYLVFDNFTGSFYIAQPVYQEFLTDVLANWTSVYQQGEYIVFLNPAFNSTTREGADLP; translated from the coding sequence ATGACTAACTATACAAAGAGACGTGAAGGCTGCATGTATTCTAAATGGACAGGGACCTCAGAATTCAAGTTATCATCTAGGGTCTATTCGCCTTCTCTTCCAAAAAGGATCAAAGCCTTCTTTCTTAATCCACTCAGCCTTCTTCTCATTCTAACAATAGCACTTTGTGCATTCTTGCGCTTCTTTAACATTGCTAACACACCATTATGGTATGTTGATGAAGGAACAAACTTAGACATAGCTTGGAATTTAGCACACGGGCGAATGCAGATGTTCGCGCTTTCCTACCCATTTGTACCCCATCCACCCCTTTCTTACGTGTTTTCTGCCGTGGCATTAGAGATTTTTGGTTATAGCCTCCCTGTTGCAAGAATGGTAAACGCAGTCTATGGAGTCATTACCGCTGTTCTGTTGTATTATACTGGGGTTGCTTTGTATAACAAAAAGGTAGGTTTGCTTGCAAGCTTTTTATTCTCCATCTTTCCGCTAGCTATTCAATTCAATCGTATGAATTTCAGTTATAACCTGCTACAAGTATTCGCGGTGTTTACGCTTCTTTCGTGTACATTTTATTTTAGAACAAAAAATAGCAAATGGTTTTATGGCGCAGCAGTTGGCGCAGGTGCCGCAAGTGTCACTAATCCAATTGGGATAGGTTTGATTCTTGGTTTACTTGTCTTTGTTTTTATCGATAGAAACATTAAATCAACGGTGAAATTAGTATCTGCTGCCTTAGGCGTTTTTGCTCTTTACCCAATAAGTATGTTGGCTCTCCAATCGGGCGCTTTTCTATCAGATGTAGAGCATTACTTCCTCTTTCATGCGGCGCCCGTTGTTGCGAGCGGTTCAGGTTTATCTTTTTTCTCACGTGCGACAGAAATAATATCCTATTCCCCATGGTTTGCCCTTGGCTCAATTGGTTTACTAATGTACCCCTTATTTAGCAGACGAAAAAAGGAAGGCATTCTTGTTCTTGGATTATCCATATGCCTTTTTTTGTTTACAGCTGAATTCTATAGTTCAAATGCTCCTCGGTTCTTAGTTCAGTTATTACCCTTCGCTGCCTTAGGGGTTTCGTTTGTAATCTGGTTAGTGCCTGAAACCATAATCAAATTTGTTCAAATAAAGCTGAGTAAGTATTTAATATCTAAAAGAAGCACCAAATTAGCGGTTTTAGGGTTGTGGATCTGCGTTTTTTCGCTTGTATCGGTTCCTCTAGCTCAAATAGCAGTCTATGATGGCACTTCGGTTTTCACGGGTATTCATACCTCTTTGGATTATCAGAATACTCAATCTTCCGCTGACGCCTATAAAATGGCTGAATATGTCAATAGCAGGGTTGATCCAAATGATTTTGTCATCGCTTCCCCTCATGTTGCTTGGCTTATTCATGCCAATATTTCAGGTCTCAACATAGCGCTATCGATGGACCAACGGGAGGAGCTTCGACCCAGCTTTACAGATGACCGGTATGTTTTTAATTGCTCTGTTCGAAATGCTAAGTATTTGGTTTTCGATAACTTCACTGGTTCCTTCTATATTGCACAACCTGTCTATCAAGAATTCCTGACTGATGTTTTGGCAAATTGGACCTCAGTCTATCAACAGGGCGAATATATTGTTTTTTTGAATCCTGCATTTAATTCAACCACTCGAGAAGGCGCTGATTTGCCATGA
- a CDS encoding 4Fe-4S binding protein has protein sequence MVTENSPLIVLPIFAVIVAVGIILILKFSKDKTRKVSTLRLFIQTAALVAVFMGLILGPFNVPIFEPLGVTPRDRLIGADFLGNQMPDGLPLPILACYYPNGRTVTCPIWQLQAYIFPFWDYPRGYEVYYSTLGIEKIAVVLGLVAAAAIVLGRSFCGWLCPFGLYQDILTRIRKATKRRHLSFSEKNSAKLGQARYIIIAVFLILSVIFGSYAIFGTELIPGTIPGGPEGTEAGIVGNINEPFCLVCPARPLCVLVECGIGAMKYNYVSQITYGPLWISGGYISSINIAVLIAVTILAFAYRRFWCRICPLGALTALFSSFTPFKQIALTKLEKKEEKCTKCGVCKRVCPTQATAMYEKKGGDVTESRCMLCARCVEICPYEDALQLKFAGKTVMRSRNWLENSKPTPLD, from the coding sequence ATGGTTACGGAGAACTCGCCTCTCATTGTGCTGCCCATCTTCGCGGTGATCGTAGCTGTAGGCATAATTTTGATCCTTAAATTCTCTAAAGATAAAACCCGGAAAGTCAGCACGCTGCGCCTCTTCATCCAAACCGCGGCTCTCGTCGCCGTCTTCATGGGACTGATACTGGGGCCATTTAACGTGCCCATCTTTGAGCCCCTCGGCGTAACCCCCCGTGACCGCCTCATCGGAGCCGACTTTCTAGGCAACCAAATGCCCGATGGGCTCCCGCTGCCTATTCTTGCTTGCTACTACCCCAACGGACGCACCGTCACCTGCCCCATCTGGCAGCTGCAAGCCTACATTTTCCCCTTCTGGGATTACCCCCGAGGCTACGAGGTTTACTACTCGACGCTTGGCATCGAGAAAATCGCTGTGGTGCTGGGTTTGGTGGCGGCTGCCGCGATTGTTTTAGGGCGCTCCTTCTGCGGGTGGCTGTGCCCCTTTGGTTTGTACCAGGATATTTTGACTCGGATACGAAAAGCAACCAAGCGGAGGCACCTTAGCTTCTCGGAGAAAAACAGCGCAAAACTGGGGCAGGCACGCTACATCATAATCGCCGTATTCCTCATCCTTAGCGTAATTTTCGGCTCCTACGCCATATTCGGCACCGAACTTATCCCCGGAACCATCCCCGGAGGCCCCGAAGGAACCGAAGCAGGCATAGTCGGCAACATAAACGAGCCCTTCTGCCTGGTTTGCCCCGCGCGTCCCCTCTGCGTCCTGGTGGAATGCGGCATCGGCGCCATGAAATACAATTACGTCAGCCAAATAACCTATGGGCCACTGTGGATAAGCGGCGGCTACATAAGCTCCATAAACATAGCGGTGCTAATCGCCGTCACCATCCTTGCCTTTGCGTATCGGCGGTTCTGGTGCCGCATCTGCCCGCTGGGAGCATTAACGGCGCTGTTTAGCTCTTTCACGCCGTTTAAGCAAATCGCACTCACCAAACTGGAGAAGAAAGAGGAGAAATGCACCAAATGTGGCGTCTGCAAACGCGTCTGCCCCACGCAGGCCACCGCCATGTACGAGAAGAAGGGCGGCGACGTCACCGAATCCCGCTGCATGCTCTGCGCGCGCTGCGTGGAGATATGCCCCTATGAGGATGCGTTGCAACTCAAGTTTGCGGGCAAAACCGTGATGCGGTCGCGGAACTGGCTGGAAAACTCCAAGCCCACCCCGCTGGATTAG